One Fusarium musae strain F31 chromosome 6, whole genome shotgun sequence DNA segment encodes these proteins:
- a CDS encoding hypothetical protein (EggNog:ENOG41), whose amino-acid sequence MSKSVADLIAAHDHQGFAPFPTIADVNKVTKPRLTIVVACVDPRCSVDKFIDFNLGVPEGEMVMVSRNAGGNIRFAVRDILLLDTRFVIEELVIVHHTDCGSTMFTNEWMRDTVKARVGESYWEEIDKIDWGANTDMAESVRGDLEWLRKNEVIRDELKSTARGFLFDIKTGKAEEIKLA is encoded by the exons ATGTCTAAAAGCGTTGCTGATCTTATTGCGGCCCACGA TCATCAGGGTTTTGCACCATTTCCAACTATTGCCGACGTTAACAAGGTTACCAAGCCTCGCCTCACCATCGTCG TCGCTTGCGTCGATCCTCGATGTAGCGTCGACAAGTTCATTGACTTTAATCTCGGAGTCCCAGAAGGTGAAA TGGTAATGGTCTCTCGTAACGCCGGCGGAAACATCCGCTTCGCTGTCAGAGACATTCTTCTTCTAGATACCCGCTTCGTGATCGAAGAGCTTGTTATTGTTCATCATACTGATTGTGGCTCTACCATGTTTACCAACGAGTGGATGCGCGACACTGTCAAAGCGCGAGTTGGTGAGAGTTACTGGGAGGAGATTGACAAGATTGACTGGGGCGCCAATACTGA CATGGCGGAGAGTGTTAGAGGTGATCTCGAGTGGCTTCGCAAGAATGAGGTTATTAGGGACGAACTGAAGAGCACGGCTCGTGGGTTTCTCTTCGATATCAAGACTggaaaggctgaggagatcAAACTTGCTTAG
- a CDS encoding hypothetical protein (EggNog:ENOG41): MSPSSANPFPSFPLTGIQFPTTPLVLSSYQHAKKYATPGVLNHVLRSAAFCLLLQKKIPEFVKLGDSLDMELVVVSCLLHDLAWSKTKALVTNTRRFEVDSANLSREFINATSEKDGTWEQGSRRMQIAWDAIALHTMETIAPWKEPEVALVHFGVHGDLLGPNLHLLGLPEDLPNLEGVITEEEFKEISNAFPRMHFADEFKEIFCGLCRDRGRYSFDSNVEKYGLEWGYDGKGAGVEEFKKLVEDAQRAKSLYGIMSAIDKLLDKA, encoded by the coding sequence ATGTCACCATCGTCTGCCAACCCCTTCCCTTCTTTTCCCCTAACAGGGATACAATTTCCTACAACCCCCCTCGTATTATCTTCATACCAACATGCGAAAAAGTACGCGACCCCAGGTGTCTTAAACCATGTCCTCCGAAGTGCAGCTTTTTGTCTCCTGCTTCAGAAGAAAATACCCGAGTTTGTTAAGCTCGGTGACTCTCTTGACATGGAGCTCGTTGTCGTAAGCTGTCTTCTCCACGACCTGGCTTGGTCCAAGACGAAGGCGCTTGTCACGAACACGAGACGCTTTGAGGTTGATAGTGCGAACCTCTCCCGTGAGTTCATAAACGCAACGTCGGAGAAGGATGGCACTTGGGAACAAGGTAGTCGCCGTATGCAGATTGCCTGGGACGCCATCGCCCTTCATACAATGGAGACCATTGCACCTTGGAAAGAGCCTGAAGTCGCGCTTGTTCACTTCGGTGTCCATGGAGATCTTCTTGGACCAAATTTGCACCTCCTCGGTCTGCCGGAGGACCTACCTAACTTGGAGGGCGTTATAACAGAAGAAGAGTTCAAGGAGATTTCTAACGCGTTTCCGCGCATGCATTTTGCAGATGAGTTTAAGGAGATCTTTTGTGGCTTGTGCCGGGATAGAGGTCGTTACTCTTTTGATAGTAATGTGGAGAAGTACGGATTGGAGTGGGGATATGATGGGAAGGGAGCTGGAGTAGAGGAGTTCAAGAAGTTGGTGGAAGATGCTCAGCGAGCTAAGAGCCTGTATGGCATCATGAGTGCTATTGATAAGCTCTTAGATAAAGCTTAG
- a CDS encoding hypothetical protein (EggNog:ENOG41) produces MSWKRSSLADTGFFYDEDLTNEDRDRLPAHVKSLEQAMLDFTCQKLDSPTTRDLNIQCEAERLIKGGFSEDSWVEFYRKFLFNSLLKYASVSRGGSRISSRCQYYYDYMVSTNDLWGAFTKNDEKNEVLKAPKPDLVFYLPMYHPDAHIPAITDHEALQWHKSSASSLVEPFSWSTLKKLHGCGLLATPFNVFSDKESEEPQEPQERYLSCFPWLVVEYKKAESKPAELKQLQEVVYCQAANASGCAIKLLETASKHALRLDDEAQVPPVASVTTVGSRVKVWITFFARDFMAYRIKDMIKGKKKEQLYAYEEGYRMQCIWTGDMRDPEDILKFRIILENTYTWAKRAFKPLIATYIDQWKFAYAMDVPGIANTEKQRRQERLGLSRCALRLALSSLDAHPNLESQDDLFGSVTNSVIDLCDRFVQDVERVIEEELKHSSGGKQRARTPSKHSRKQR; encoded by the exons ATACCGGCTTCTTCTACGATGAAGACCTCACAAATGAAGACAGAGACCGGCTCCCAGCCCATGTCAAAAGTCTTGAGCAAGCGATGCTTGACTTTACGTGCCAGAAGCTAGACTCGCCTACTACGAGAGATCTGAATATCCAATGCGAAGCCGAAAGACTTATTAAGGGGGGTTTTTCAGAAGATAGTTGGGTCGAGTTCTATCGAAAGTTCTTGTTCAATTCACTTCTGAAATATGCCTCAGTCTCGAGGGGAGGGTCTCGAAT ATCGTCAAGATGCCAGTATTACTATGATTACATGGTTTC CACCAATGATTTGTGGGGAGCATTTACTAAGAACGATGAAAAGAATGAAGTTCTGAAGGCACCAAAGCCCGATCTAGTCTTTTATCTACCGATGTATCATCCTGATGCTCACATACCTGCCATAACTGATCATGAAGCACTACAATGGCATaaatcatcagcatcatccctTGTCGAGCCATTCTCATGGTCAACTTTGAAGAAGCTGCATGGATGTGGCCTACTAGCTACACCCTTCAACGTTTTCAGCGACAAAGAATCTGAAGAACCCCAAGAGCCTCAGGAACGATATCTGAGTTGTTTCCCATGGCTAGTTGTTGAATACAAGAAAGCCGAGAGCAAACCTGCTGAGCTCAAACAATTGCAAGAAGTTGTTTACTGCCAGGCAGCTAACGCCAGCGGATGTGCTATCAAGCTGCTTGAGACTGCTTCTAAGCATGCTCTTAGGTTAGATGATGAAGCACAGGTCCCACCTGTTGCAAGTGTGACTACTGTTGGATCCCGAGTCAAGGTCTGGATAACGTTCTTTGCCAGAGATTTTATGGCGTATCGTATTAAAGACATGATTaaaggcaagaagaaggaacaACTATATGCGTACGAAGAAGGCTAT AGGATGCAATGTATCTGGACAGGCGATATGAGGGATCCTGAGGATATCCTCAAGTTCCGGATCATACTCGAGAATACATATACTTGGGCAAAACGGGCTTTTAAGCCATTGATAGCCACTTATATCGACCAGTGGAAGTTTGCTTACGCTATGGATGTCCCAGGCATTGCAAATACGGAAAAGCAGCGTCGGCAGGAGAGACTGGGACTCTCGAGATGTGCGCTTCGACTCGCGCTATCTTCTCTAGATGCTCACCCTAATCTCGAGTCTCAAGATGATTTGTTTGGTTCTGTTACAAATAGTGTTATCGACCTCTGCGATCGATTTGTCCAAGATGTAGAGCGAGTGATcgaggaagagctcaagcATTCAAGTGGAGGCAAGCAAAGGGCACGCACACCTAGCAAACACTCCCGGAAGCAGAGGTAA
- a CDS encoding hypothetical protein (EggNog:ENOG41), with the protein MEILFVSAASLFFSSFTVLTVDLLDFNMDDKDISPGHGGSSYDDKSVTPPPEKGGAEILEHASQGRRQSVALNIVQNPLQSRTKDQVVADARAFAESNGMSEHVDLFGRAALIARDPDSFESANLLDDERAALIYERDHKWHGSKMLWYSIGLCAVGAATQGWDQTGANGANLSFPKEFGIDGTGRDEWIVGIINSIIFLTAGLIGAFIVDPLNHYFGRRGEIFITACCLVATPIASGFAKNWQELFAIRFIMGIGIGAKNATVPIYSAEMAPARIRGALVMFWQLWVVIGIFLGFCANVIVKDIGDIAWRLELGSAFIPAFLLAVGIYFCPESPRWLMKHGRIADGFVSMSKLRAHPIIGARDYYYSYIIYHEELRENAGAGYFRRLWDCFAVPRIRRANYGASTVMLAQQMCGINIISFYSSSIFREAGYSHDEALYASLGYGAIQVVFTIPTLFLIDTKGRRFLTLATFPFMCIFLLAGGLSLLNNSDNRAANIGPVVLFVYLFTIAYCLGEGPVAFQYSAEVFPTIQREQGMAWAVCINNTFAGVLGLTFPRMKTVMTPTGAFGFYAGLNLIAWGMIFCFVRETKQMTLEELDQVFSVPTKSFLSHETKVWLPYIFKRYVLRKDIQRPPPIIEKGEKTLA; encoded by the exons ATGGAGATCTTGTTTGTTTCAGCAGcgtctctcttcttctcctctttcactGTCCTGACTGTTGATTTACTGGACTTTAACATGGATGACAAGGATATTTCACCTGGCCATGGTGGCTCGTCTTATGATGACAAGTCCGTCACGCCTCCGCCTGAGAAGGGCGGTGCTGAGATTCTAGAGCATGCTTCTCAGGGTCGTCGTCAATCCGTCGCTCTCAATATTGTCCAGAACCCTCTGCAG AGCAGAACAAAGGATCAAGTCGTCGCTGACGCTCGCGCCTTTGCCGAGTCCAATGGCATGTCCGAGCACGTCGACCTCTTCGGCCGAGCAGCCCTCATCGCTCGTGACCCCGATAGCTTCGAATCAGCTAATCTTCTCGATGACGAACGCGCTGCTCTCATATATGAGAGGGATCATAAGTGGCATGGATCCAAGATGCTGTGGTACTCGATTGGTCTTTGCGCTGTTGGTGCTGCTACGCAGGGATGGGATCAGACAGGTGCCAATGGCGCTAATCTCTCGTTCCCTAAAGAGTTTGGCATTGATGGTACGGGACGCGATGAGTGGATTGTTGGtatcatcaactccatcatcttccttACTGCTGGTTTGAT TGGTGCCTTTATTGTCGACCCTCTTAACCACTACTTTGGCCGACGTGGAGAGATCTTCATCACAGCCTGTTGCTTGGTTGCTACCCCCATCGCATCAGGTTTCGCCAAGAATTGGCAAGAGCTTTTTGCCATCCGTTTCATCATGGGAATCGGTATCGGTGCCAAGAATGCTACCGTGCCTATCTATTCCGCCGAGATGGCTCCTGCTCGAATTCGAGGTGCCCTCGTCATGTTCTGGCAACTTTGGGTCGTTATTG GTATCTTCCTCGGTTTCTGCGCCAATGTCATCGTCAAAGATATCGGCGACATCGCCTGGCGTCTTGAACTCGGCTCAGCCTTCATCCCCGCCTTCCTCCTCGCAGTCGGCATCTACTTCTGTCCCGAATCTCCCCGTTGGCTTATGAAGCACGGTCGCATCGCCGATGGCTTCGTCTCCATGTCCAAGCTTCGAGCTCACCCCATCATCGGCGCTCGCGATTACTACTACTCTTACATCATCTACCACGAGGAGCTTCGCGAGAACGCCGGCGCTGGTTACTTTCGCCGTCTTTGGGACTGCTTCGCTGTTCCTAGGATTCGACGTGCCAATTACGGTGCTAGCACTGTCATGTTGGCCCAGCAGATGTGCGGTATCAATATCATCTCCTTCTACAGTTCTAGTATCTTCCGAGAAGCTGGTTATAGCCACGACGAGGCTCTGTATGCTTCATTGGGATATGGTGCTATCCAGGTTGTCTTCACCATTCCTACTCTTTTCCTGATTGATACCAAGGGCCGACgattcttgaccttggcaacATTCCCCTTCATGTGTATCTTCCTGCTGGCTGGTggtctctctcttctcaacaacagcgaCAACCGAGCTGCCAATATTGGCCCAgtcgtcctcttcgtctACCTGTTCACCATTGCCTACTGTCTCGGTGAGGGACCTGTGGCCTTCCAGTATTCAGCTGAGGTCTTCCCCACCATCCAGCGAGAGCAGGGTATGGCTTGGGCTGtctgcatcaacaacaccttcGCCGGTGTTCTCGGCTTGACATTCCCTCGTATGAAGACAGTCATGACTCCCACTGGAGCTTTCGGTTTCTATGCCGGACTCAACCTCATTGCTTGGGGCATGATCTTCTGCTTTGTTCGTGAGACTAAGCAGATGACCCTTGAGGAATTGGATC AGGTCTTCTCCGTTCCAACAAAGAGCTTTTTGTCTCATGAGACAAAGGTCTGGCTGCCTTATATCTTCAAGCGCTACGTCCTTCGCAAGGACATTCAGCGTCCCCCTCCCATTattgagaagggcgagaagACGCTCGCGTAA